From the Corythoichthys intestinalis isolate RoL2023-P3 chromosome 15, ASM3026506v1, whole genome shotgun sequence genome, one window contains:
- the LOC130930601 gene encoding neutral cholesterol ester hydrolase 1-like produces the protein MWLLSVAIAACLAVAVRYLLSPLPADIQQKWKLLLLDAFIKTLASLALVMEWLGLGNHIKITREMSRRLESNNKKSKAEAGEGVPAVNDTSFNGIPVRVYQPSPIDGKDHLKRGLLYIHGGGWAYGSPKVGAYNYGCRKMSKELHMVVVSVDYRLYPDVRFPMPYLDCLAAAKHFLSPEVLTDYGVDPRRVGVAGDSAGGNLSAAIAQAIATDDSMPVKFNMQALIYPALQALDFKTPSYQQNRDMVILDAPLMAQFWLQYLGGDLSLKPRLLANEHSAKLMPELRAHLDWTALLPPECQKGFFPAHGKGMESRKRIQDEIPNLLDVRASPLLAGSDVLAKCPQAYIMTCEYDVLRDDGLMYARRLKDAGVEVTSEHHMDGFHACFSLNMGPFTFDVGVRVFDAYLQWLRDNL, from the exons ATGTGGCTGCTGTCGGTGGCCATCGCCGCCTGCCTGGCCGTGGCTGTCCGCTACTTGCTGTCACCGCTACCTGCCGATATTCAGCAGAAATGGAAACTTTTGCTACTGGACGCCTTTATAAAGACTCTCGCAAGCTTA GCGCTTGTGATGGAATGGCTGGGCTTGGGGAACCACATCAAGATCACCCGAGAGATGTCCAGGAGGCttgaaagcaacaacaaaaagtccAAAGCTGAGGCTGGCGAGGGTGTCCCAGCAGTCAACGACACGTCTTTCAACGGCATTCCTGTACGAGTCTACCAGCCTTCACCGATCGATGGCAAGGATCATCTCAAGAGGGGGTTACTCTACATCCATGGAGGAGGCTGGGCTTACGGAAGTCCCA AGGTCGGAGCGTACAATTATGGCTGCCGCAAAATGTCCAAAGAGCTCCACATGGTTGTGGTTTCTGTTGA TTATCGTCTGTATCCCGACGTACGATTCCCGATGCCGTACCTGGACTGCCTCGCGGCTGCCAAGCACTTCCTATCCCCAGAGGTGCTGACGGATTATGGCGTTGACCCGCGGCGTGTGGGCGTGGCAGGGGACAGCGCGGGCGGCAATCTGTCGGCGGCAATCGCTCAGGCT ATTGCCACAGATGACAGCATGCCTGTTAAGTTCAACATGCAAGCCTTGATCTACCCGGCCTTACAGGCCTTGGACTTCAAAACGCCATCCTACCAGCAGAACCGGGACATGGTCATCCTTGACGCCCCACTCATGGCTCAATTTTGGCTTCAGTACCTGGGCGGCGACCTCTCCCTGAAGCCACGCCTCCTCGCCAATGAGCACAGTGCCAAGCTCATGCCAGAGCTGAGGGCTCACCTGGACTGGACAGCCCTCCTTCCTCCCGAGTGCCAGAAAGGCTTTTTTCCTGCGCATGGCAAAGGAATGGAGAGTAGAAAAC GAATCCAGGATGAAATCCCAAATTTGCTGGACGTACGCGCATCACCCCTCCTAGCGGGATCCGACGTTTTGGCCAAGTGTCCCCAGGCTTATATCATGACGTGCGAGTACGATGTGCTGCGCGACGACGGGTTGATGTACGCGCGGCGCCTGAAGGACGCCGGTGTGGAGGTCACGAGTGAGCACCACATGGATGGCTTCCACGCGTGCTTCAGcctcaacatggggcccttcaccTTCGACGTTGGAGTGAGAGTCTTCGACGCATACCTCCAGTGGCTGCGTGACAATTTGTAG